ATTATTGATTAAGGTatatatgattaaaatatatattaagttaCTTATTAATGATAAAAATTAGGATAAATTATTGATtattaattaaagataaaaaatTTATAAGATGATAATTAAAAAGTATTTTGGAGCACAAAGAATTAACCTAGAATTTAAAGTTTGTTAAAATGTTGATGTtccttgttttatatatatatatatatatatatatatatatatatatatatatatgatttaataTGATATGATATCATATGAAAAGATAAACTTACCATTATAATTAGACTGGTTTGTAGGCTAAGTTAGGTCATGTCATGCAAGGTATGTAAACCAATTTTTCAAGCTTGAGTCTAACCTAAAATATGGacaaaaaattttatataattattattggtGTTGGTGTTTAGTTAACTCGTAGCATTCGTTTGGTCAAGAATTTTATAGTAAAAGTAGATCATATCATATCCAGTATGtgagtgaatttttttttttttgaaaacaaatatatttaccattttatgtttaaaattgaAAGAATAGTCTTGGAGTAATGGTTGAGGTATAGTTTaaactttaataatttatttgtaaGTAGATTATTTTaagattttatataaattattaaaatacataaatattcttATAATAATATTCATTTCAAAGAAaagtaatatttaatttaataaaaaaacattATAGATGGATATAGAACCCATCAAGGATATTAAATAATTGTAGGATTGTGGTAAGGTTTAAAGAAAAAAAGGTAGATAAAATGTTGCAGATCTTTTCACCAATAGGGATTGGAGTGGTTGGACAGAAGCATTGCCACAAATTTCAGCATTCAATCTTTATGGGGACCTTAATTGTGCTGCTCCCCATAACTTGGATTTATAAACAAGAACGAAAACGACCATTCATGAATAATATTAGTGAATCAATTTTATAACTTAATCTTAAACATGAGTTTAGGGCTTGCTCCAAGGACCCGACCGCGTGCAGTCAATTTTTTATGCTTACGTTCGTAcgtacaaaataaaatatttatttcatgcCTCTTATTACtttaagaaataaaagagttaaaaagTAAATAGATTTGAATGTGTAGAAAATAAGGGAATGAAAGGAATATGATAACATGCAACAAGAATCTTGCATGTATTGATATTGTTACCATTTTCAGCTGTTTTGGGTTTGTTTCTAACTCCACCCTCTATATTCATTTCATTTGAcctataaaatttttcatttttataaatCTCAGTGAGCATATAATATAACCACCGCCCAATATGGAATAAAAGATTGAATCATGATGAAATGGAGACTATCATTGGGTTATATTATAGTTTAAAAAAGAatgagaaatgccaaaatttcACACATTAATTCTTAATTACCGTCCTTCAACATTCTTTTTAATTTGGACTCCAACTAATAAGGTTAAAATGTTTAGGGATTTCATAAGAGTTCTCGTACGTTCTCAACTCAACAAGGGTTGAGTGGGAAAAATAATTAGAATAAGTTATAGAGGAAAACAGGGAAGTGGGGATACCCTGCACCGGCGCACATGGGATCGGGTTAGAGACATAGGCGACACATAACACAAGCATAAGCAAACAACTTCACATGGCCACTTTGTGGGTCCCTTTTACATTTCCCTCTCCACTGAATCTAATCACATGCTTTTTCTCGCACTCGGGTCCCACTTTTCCAACCAATCACTGAGGATAATATTTATTTGAAAGTTTACTcctagtgtatatatatgtaaaacttgtgtgaaatttaaaaaatttgggtgtgttacttatttttatttgaaaattttcctatGACATTCAATTTTCAACACACTGGAAAAATCAATctaaacttaaaaaaattaatatctgTTTTGATGTTTGTGTTTTTACATTGAATTCAAACACTAGTTATTGTTTGAAAAAGAATGCTACTTTAGTTCAAATTACtgattaaaatttcttaataaaaatTGAGATACATTAAGAATAGAGATGGAAATGAAACGGGCATAAAATAGTTGACGTGCATGCCATTGCCATATATAGTAAGAATCCAGTTGATAGTAGGCTGTCAAATTATTAATTGCGGGTGTTTGTTTTTGCCTTTTCCAAGGCAGTCTAAATTAAAGCACGCACGAGTCTGCCTAACAAAACCTTTCATGCCCATGTTTCTATTCAACacatttttttaagttttgattGCTACGGCAGTGTTCTCTGTATCTGTAGGATCTCATATTCGTGTTGCTATTTCTATATGCAAGACTCCATTTCAATATGATTCCTTTTTTCTCATAAATACTACAAATTAGGGAACTAATTAGTTAGTTtaagagaatatatatatatataagggtaTGAAACAACCATTTGATTTTACTTAGTGAAATTTTGTATGCTATGAGCTAACGGAACAGCAAGTGAGGAGAATCCAGGTGAGAGGCATTGACACGTGTGATATGGGAGTTGGGTTTAGGAAAAAGTAGAAACCGACAATCCACCGCTCCGTATATTAATACACACTGGAAAGGCCCGACACTCTCCTCTTCCGCCATCGTCGCTCTTAGCCTCTTACTCTTTTACTTTACTCCTTGTAATACTCGATCTCTACAACATAACCCCCCCcccaacctttttttttctttaattcaaAGCCACAAAGCCAACTCAAAACCCACAAAAGCCAAAGCCTAGGTACACACAAACTACAAAAAGAAATTGAGAAAGAAGGTATGGAAGTAGGGGTGAAGATGGGGATGAAAGGAGAAGGAGATGAAGTGGGAGGTAAGGAGAAGGAGAAAATGGGGTATGAAGAGACAGAGCTGAGGCTAGGGTTGCCTGGTGATGGTGAGGTTGTAAGGAAGAGAGACTTCTCCCACACTGTTGATTTGAAGCTTAACCTAATTTCCACCTCTCCAACTGATGACAAGGACAAAAATATTGTCCCTTCTCACCTTGATCCTGCTAAGCCTCCACCTGCCAAGTATGTTCTTCCTTTTTCTGCAAATGAAATAGTATTGTTTGGCTTTTGCTTTGTAGTTTGTATTTGCTGGGAAATATAGTTATAGGATGATTAGGGTTATTACATGATTACATAGAGAGAAACAAAAGAGTATTTTCCCCCACACTAACTTTTTTAATTAGTTATGTGTATAGTTTCATTGTGAAGTTAgacattttaaattttcattttgaaatGATGAGGTGTGGTGGAGTACATAAAAGGATAAAAACAAGGAGGACCGCATTAAAGTTATTATTATCTATTGAGTTCTCATGgaatattatgtatttaatagaAATATGGAATTACACTAACAGTACATTCAACTTTTGCTCAGCAAAACAACTCTTCATTTCTAGCTAGCTTCTATTTCTTGCAAACTATTTAGAGTTGAATGCTGAAAGCATGCAGATCCATATTAAACCTCCAATCTTATAATTTATAtacaaatgatatatatataacaaacacTGAGGATTACACCTCCATCTAATATTATtgatgatatatacatatataaactcAAAACCAAAGtttaatttcattcaaaatataCACGTAGAGAAGGTGACCAATGTATTAAGGTTTATCTTAATTTTTCATTAATTACTCATCACAGAAATAAAATTTACCCTCACTATTTTCCTAGCCCCAATTTTGAAACTGAATAGTGAATATAAacagtttaattaattaaaaatcatgtatatttaatatatattattatatataggGCTCAAGTTGTGGGATGGCCACCAGTCCGGTCATTCCGAAAGAACATGTTAGCGACCCAAAAGAGCAGCGGCAGCGAGGACAGTGGTGAGAAGGCCGCCTTTGTGAAGGTTAGCATGGACGGCGCACCCTATCTCCGGAAAGTGGACCTGAGGATGTACAAAACTTACCAACAACTCTCCGATGCTCTTGCTAAAATGTTCAGTTCTTTCACTATTGGTACTTATATCATTTTCTATCAAGATTAACCTTGTTTTTTTCATGTATATATGCTTTGTATTAATTAATTGTTGTTGGTTTACGTAAATATGAAGGAAATTGTGGAAGTCAAGGGTTATTGAAGGATTTCATGAATGAGAGTAAGCTAATGGATCTGCTTAATGGCTCTGATTATGTTCCAACCTATGAAGACAAAGATGGTGATTTGATGCTTGTTGGTGATGTCCCTTGGGAGTATGCTTCTTTTTACCTAATCATCTCTTCAACCACTCTTACTGCTTTGCTTTTACTTAATTTTCAATCACTTTTCCCCAATCAAAAAAACTCTTTTAATGACCGTATGTAATTCACAAAAAATAGATGTTACAGACAATCTTTCATCATTGCCTTTTAAAATCTATTTAACATTACTTTTTTCCCTTTGAATCAGGATGTTTATTGAATCATGTAAAAGGCTGCGCATCATGAAAGGAACCGAAGCAATTGGGCTAGGTTAGTATTTTCTTGAGCACTTCATAGAGATAGAAGAAACTATTGTAGTTAAAATAAACACCCTTCTCCTAGTTTGGTGTATTTGTTATATAATAAAGAACCTTCCCCAGTTAATTGAGTTATAACCAAATGGATATGTATATTGATTTCAGCACCAAGAGCTATGGAGAAATGCAAGAATAGAAGCTGAAGGTGATAGCTGGTAATAAGGCCGCCAAAATTACTATGATGAAAGCAAAGCCAGCAGCAGATGGATATTGAGCAGGTTGACTttgttactattatattattattgttatatgaGAGTGATTTGGTGTTAAACTTAAAAGAAGTATTTGTTATGGACAAAAACAATAATGGATGTTATTGTATGTGGTGGATCCGGAAAACACTTTGTTATGTTTAGTTGTTACTATTAATCATGACTTGCTTGTTAGAAAATAAATGAATATTAGAACAGTTGTTATAAATAATGTATCTGCTTGTAGTTATTGAAAAAAAATCTggtgattttttttattatttactttcctACTGTTGGTTGAGGGTAGGGTTGAGAAATTAAAATTGGGAGGAACTCACTAAAAAGGAAGGGTATCCAATAGGGTCTAATTTGGTAGTGGGAAGGGGACAACACCATATGGCCATTTACTTACTTTATTCATGTCCATTTCTTAAGGTCAGctcagctaatatatatatttgtgccaTTATATATGGATATGACGAAGATGAAAAAGATTGCTGTCTGTCCCATCCAATGCAAGAAGTAGTTTTTGACGTTTATTGTTTAGCTGGATTTAACAACACAAGTGGGAAAGTCAAGTTAGTAGCACAGGGAAGGGGGGGTGGGGGAGGGGGGAGTGTTTGACGCGAAAACGAAGCTATGGGTAAATTGGAGAGGGACTTTGTAAAGCATTTGACGGTGTATGAGTTAGGGCTCAAGTCTTGGGAGGAAGTGAAGTGGTGGTCCCTTATGTTCGTTCAATGCATGCATGAGGTCTCAATTTGGCCATTGTCTCGGCTGATGCTGCATGCCCTTTTCTCTCTctctaatattatatatatgagcTTATGTAATTGACAAGTTGGATCAACTACCCTTTCTCTCTCTTTTAGTATCTTGGATCTGACACATCTGCTGAATTCCATGCATTTCCATTGATGTAAAAGTTATCACTATTTGGTAGTGAGGGGAAATCTTATTAACAAAATTCCAACTCCATCTGGAATCCTTGGAAAGAGCCGCataatatttcttttaattaacaaatttatatataattattcctTTTAGATAGTTCTGGAATTGGATATAATAAGACATACTGACATATGACGATTTATTTTCTACAAAAATTAGTATCAACATGAGAAAACCTCCATAACGAGGCTTCGTTTTGTCATACATTAATgccagaaattagaaaaaataaataaagcaaaATGGTTAACCACGATCCCTGGTCGGCAATTGTCATATAGTCAGTCAAGTCGTTTTCATTAAACCGAAACAACAGTGAAAGTACATAAAATGTTAATTTCCAACACTGTCCCAAGACACTTTATTACTGAAGCCATCTTTCCAACCTCAAATCATACATTTTCCCTTCATCTCCCATTACTCAAAATGTAATATTTCATCAGGTTTAATTATCTTTGGGAGAAGTCAATAGACTTGATCACCAAGTCAgcatttttctttgatttcatTATAAATTCCGCATTGGGTCGATCATTGTAGTCTATCTGCATAATACAGAAAATGGGTAAAAGGATTAGAAACAAAACTATAATAAACATTACCTACAATTCTAATCTCATTTACAACTTTTTCACCTCACTTACCCGCCATTGAGCAACATCAGGGGGCTTTCCTGTTATAGAACAGGGAAACAAAATCAGAACCCTtaaactcataatctttaattctTCTTATATAACTACATATCACATATGCCTGCTTAAATTTTAAGCAAAAGGACCTTTTACCTGTTGATATATGCCTTTTTAGAACTCGTTGCATTGCCGTGTCAAGGTCAACATCAATGAACCTTGCACAGAAGAAGATCAACAGAATTTTCATATGCAACAGAATTCTTTTCATATGCTTGTCCCAACCACAGAAATGTagtatattatgttttatgaaaatAGCAAGCATGCATGTTAAGCATGAAGCTACTTCTCTTTGGTTTTTATCAGAAAACGGAAAAAATAGAACAAAAATTGTTAAACTAGTTCCCAAGCCATCTTTGAGACCTGAACCGTATTTGAGGTATATAGACAAGGGAACCAAAAAATGTAAGAAAATTTAACATATATATGAAAATCAAATTGAAGACAGTCAACATTAAAAAGTACTAAGGTAATAGGCATGTGTTTAATCTGTTAGGTGTTAGTTAATGCATTAGCTTCTTTCTGTTCATGTTGATGTAATTGCCATTGGGTTGGTGAGAGAGCTGCTGACTAGGATAATTGCTAGTGTTGGCTAGACACTTTCTCAATTCTAATTGTTAGTGTTGGCTCATCCATTTATAGAGATATTAGAGGTTTTGAAATAAAAACAAGTAGACCTCTTTTCCTAGTTTTCTCTCATCTGTAACCGTCACCTTCATCCTCACTTCTTGATTTCTCAGTCATTCATGGCCTATCCATCAAAAAGAATAAACTATAAAGTAGGTAGAGGATAATGCTTACCACTTCTCATCAAATATAGATGATACCTCCTTCCAAACCCCTTCATTAGACAATAGATAATTTCCTTCTACTATGACCACTTTATGCctgcaaaaaggaaaaaaatgttcTAATTATTTACCAACCACCAACTAAACTCAACCTATTGACTATCTACATGCCTGTTACTACATTTGGAAATTAAGCCATTCCCTGTTCCTACATGAAAGATAATCGAAGTGAGCAAAACAGCCAAATACAAAGATTAACTTTCATTGAGAAAAGAGATCTCAGGATATACTCCATTCTCCACATATATTATCCGAGTATGCCATTTTGTGTCAACTCAGCCTGCAATAGTCATTTTGTTTAGCATTATATTTCCGTCTTTTCTCCAATCTCCAATTACTGTTTTTATCCTAAAAAGGCAACAGGTCTAGTCAGATGATTAATCTCACTTTTCATCTAATTATACAATTTAGTATCCCAAAAATTCTCACTAAACAAGCAAACAAGAAAAGAAATAACTATCATAAAAACAAACATGTGTTCTtatacacatttccaaacaaagaagaaaaaattaCAAGGTAGGATATAACATTTGCAGAAGTCGATAGAAAGCATACAATTTTACATAAAAGTTCACAGCCAGCTACGTTCAACtctaaaatcataatttaaccCTGTATCACTTTATCCAACATTAAGGAGTTGCTGATTTGAATAGAATA
This is a stretch of genomic DNA from Gossypium arboreum isolate Shixiya-1 chromosome 11, ASM2569848v2, whole genome shotgun sequence. It encodes these proteins:
- the LOC108470619 gene encoding auxin-induced protein AUX28-like, which gives rise to MEVGVKMGMKGEGDEVGGKEKEKMGYEETELRLGLPGDGEVVRKRDFSHTVDLKLNLISTSPTDDKDKNIVPSHLDPAKPPPAKAQVVGWPPVRSFRKNMLATQKSSGSEDSGEKAAFVKVSMDGAPYLRKVDLRMYKTYQQLSDALAKMFSSFTIGNCGSQGLLKDFMNESKLMDLLNGSDYVPTYEDKDGDLMLVGDVPWEMFIESCKRLRIMKGTEAIGLAPRAMEKCKNRS